In the Bacillus sp. FJAT-42376 genome, TCAATATGAACCCATTATTGAATACAAGTTAAACAACACCCTTCACCTAACCTGCTCGATTAGTTGAATAACTACATAATTTTAACATAAATATCCAGAGAGCTGCTTACGTTTTCAACATACCAATTCGCATAGCGATTCTCCAACTGACTGACAATAACCTCTGTCACTCAGCTAAAAGTGGTGCAAATTTGAGTGCTAAAACACAAAAAACATACATTATTGTCCTTAAAATCAACGAAAAAAAGCAGTCCATTTAAGTTGATAATTGGACTGCTAATTAGTGTGTGAATTTAAGTTTTTGTTCTCAAAAACCGAACCCATTAACATTCCGGCGGTCTTTCTTTATTCCTTTTCAGCCAAGTGCTTCATCACAGACAATTTATTCTCCCAGAACCGCTCATAATAGGCGAGCCAGTCTTTCAGTTCAGCAAGCGGTTCAGGATGCAGACGGTAAATTTTTTCCCGTCCGGACTTATGTCCTTTTATAAGCTCTGCTTCAGAGAGGATGTGAAGGTGCTTCACGATGGCAGTCCGGCTGATTGGAAAGTGGGATGTGATTTCTGAGATCGGCAGCTCTTTTTCACTGAGTAATTGAAGGACCTTCCGTCTTGTAGGATCTGCAATTGCCTGGAACACATCATGCTTCTCGGCCATTGAAGTCATTCACCCTCAACTGCTTTTTTCAAACGCTCCTGAACAATCCCGTTCCAGCCGCCGTTCATACGGTCGCGAATGTCGGAACTCTTTGCATTCGGTTTTTGCAGGAGGTCATCCGGGTTTTTCCACCCGCTGTGAATGAGCGTAAACTCTGTGGCATCCCCTAAATCTTTCAGAATAAATGAAACGATCCAGCCTTCCGTATCCCATGAAAAAGAGAGTTTTGCGGGAGGATCAATCTTCAGAACTTTGCACGGAGATGGACCGAATGGAGATTGAACATGAAATTCGTATCCCTCCCGGGGTTCGAAGTCGTTGGGCATAAACCATTGGGCAATCCCCTCTGAAGTGGACACCATTTCCCAAACCTTTTGAATAGGGGCTTTAAGTGTTACTGTTTGGATAATATCTGGCAGGCTCATTTGAATTCTCCTTTTGGTGAAATAACACCTTATGGTTGTATAAAAATGATATAACACCAAATGGTTACATGTCAATCTGTAAAAAGAGGCCCAGTTAGGCCTCCTTTTTAGTATCCTTTATTAAAATCCACCCGGTTCACATCCGGTTCCTCTCCAGCTAAATACTTCTTCAGGTTCGGAAGCAGAATATCTCCGATTACGCGTTCATCATAGTATTCCGTTGAGCCTGCCGTATGAGGTGTAAGTATGACATTTTCCATTTCCCACAGCGGGCTGGCTTCTTCGAGGGGCTCGTTTTCAAACACATCCAGGCCGGCTCCGGCAATTTCCCCTGATTGAAGAGCTGCGACCATATCTTTTTCCACGATTATATCCCCGCGGCCAATGTTGATCAGGAAGGCGGAATTCTTCATTAAAGAAAATTGTTCTTTCCCGATCATGCGGTTTGTATCCTTTGTCAGAGGGAGAGTGACCACCACATAGTCACATTCCGGAAGCATGTCGTTCAGCTGATCCGGTGTGTACATTTTGTCCACAAATTCCGCATTCTTTCCGGAATGCCTCATACCAAGCACGTTCATATTAAAGGCCTTCGCGATCTTCGCTGTTTCTTTCCCGATTGCGCCAATTCCCAAAATCCCAATGGTCTTATTATGGATTTCAAGCTTCAGACCTGCGTGATGCCACGTTTTGCTCTGCTGATTGCGGAGGTAGGCATGGATGTTCCGGGTCAGACC is a window encoding:
- a CDS encoding metalloregulator ArsR/SmtB family transcription factor → MTSMAEKHDVFQAIADPTRRKVLQLLSEKELPISEITSHFPISRTAIVKHLHILSEAELIKGHKSGREKIYRLHPEPLAELKDWLAYYERFWENKLSVMKHLAEKE
- a CDS encoding SRPBCC domain-containing protein, whose amino-acid sequence is MSLPDIIQTVTLKAPIQKVWEMVSTSEGIAQWFMPNDFEPREGYEFHVQSPFGPSPCKVLKIDPPAKLSFSWDTEGWIVSFILKDLGDATEFTLIHSGWKNPDDLLQKPNAKSSDIRDRMNGGWNGIVQERLKKAVEGE
- a CDS encoding D-2-hydroxyacid dehydrogenase: MGKRKMIIGQNLADSYVQQIQEAIPDWELLVGRDESVWENDMKDAEIIAGWRKGMAGHLSSGSNVKWIQSWSAGVNDIPLDWLEERSIMLTSANGVHASPISETIFALMLGLTRNIHAYLRNQQSKTWHHAGLKLEIHNKTIGILGIGAIGKETAKIAKAFNMNVLGMRHSGKNAEFVDKMYTPDQLNDMLPECDYVVVTLPLTKDTNRMIGKEQFSLMKNSAFLINIGRGDIIVEKDMVAALQSGEIAGAGLDVFENEPLEEASPLWEMENVILTPHTAGSTEYYDERVIGDILLPNLKKYLAGEEPDVNRVDFNKGY